The sequence AAAACCAGATCAGGATGATAGTCTGGTACCACTGATAAATATTGTTTTTTTAATGCTTATCTTTTTTATGGTAGCAGGCCATATCAGTCAATCCGATCCAATTAAAGTCCAACCGCCTTTATCGTCTAGTGAGACAAAACAGATAGAGCAGCCTCTGGTTATTGTGGTATCTGACAATGGTCAAGTAGCGATTGAGCAGGACATTGTGGACGATAATGCATTATTACCCGTTATTAACAAGCAATTTGAGGCTGCAGCAGATAAAGACAAGTTTCGTATTTTAGTCAAAGTGGATGGCAGTTTGCCTGTCGAACGCTTACAGTACGTATTATCGATTATCAAACAGTCAGGTATTAAACGTGTTTCACTAGCCACACAAAAACAAGCGGAAGTGTCATGACAAAACATCGTTATTGGATATTTGCGCTGTTTATAGCGGTTGCTATTCACGCCGCAGGCTTTGCTTTCTTTACTTATCATGCTGAAGACGATGATGGAGCTGAACTTGAGGGATTGCAGGGAGTAGAAATTGATCTCGGTATGCTGGGTGATCTTGGTGAAGTAGAGAAAACGGAAGAACAATCGACTGAAACCGAACCAGAGCCGGAGCCACAGAAAGAGCCAGAACCTGAACCTCAGCCCGTAGTGGAACCTGAACCTGTTGTTGAGCCTGAGCCGGTGATTGAGCCGAAAAAAGTGGAAGCAAAACAAAAAACAGAAACAAAAGTAAAAGCACAACCGAAGCCTAAACCACAAAAAGTGGTTGAAGAGGTAATTGAGAAAGAAGTAGAGCCGGTTAAGCCAGTTAAACAGCACACTGTAGCCAGTAGCACAACAAGCACAAGTGATAATAAACAAACATCACAGAAAAAGACTACCGGCCAAGCTAGTACTCAATTGAGTGGTGGTCAAATTGCTGCACAGAAATCGTATTACAGTGAACTCGCTGCTACGCTTGCTAAGCATAAGCGCTACCCTATGGCATCCAGGCGTCGTGGTGAAGAAGGGATTGTTAAACTCTTTTTTATTGTCGATCGTACCGGCAAGGTGCTGGAGTTTCGTATTACAAAAAGTTCAGGTTCAGCACGTTTGGATGAAGCTGTAATTAGCATGTTAAAAAAAGCACAGCCACTGCCATCGTTTCCTGATGATATGACGCAGTCTCAGCTCGAAGTTAATGTGCCTATTGCTTTCCAGTTAAATTCATAAGCTGATATTGATTTGATAATTGCTAATGGTGGTTAATATGCGTTCAATCTGGGTCGTCGCTCACCGCTGGTTTGGTCTGGCTACGGCAGTTTTTCTGTTTATTGCTGGACTGACCGGGGCGATCATTTCATGGGATCATGAGGTCGATGAGTGGTTAAACCCTCAGCTTTATAAAGCAAAAACACAAAGCCTAGATAACGATTTGGTGAGTCCGTTAACACTTGCAAACAAATTCGAAGCGGAAAACCCACAGTTAATGGTCAGCTTTATGCCACTCAATATTGAAGCTGATCATAGTTTATTGATGACAGTGATGCCGAGACCTTTACCTGAAACAGGTAAGGCAGCACCTGTTGATTTCAATCAAGTTGCGATTGATCCTGCGACGTCAGAAGTCCAGGCAAACAGAATGTGGGGCCAGATATCACTGAGTCGAGAGAATATTCTTCCTTTTTTATACAAGCTACATTACAGCATGCATATTCCAGATGGTTTTGGTATAGAGCTAGGTATTCTCTTTATGGGAATTATTGCTATTGTCTGGACGATAGATAGCTTTATTGCATTATGGATTAGCTTCCCAAAAGCCAAAAGTTGGAAAAAGTCATTCCGGTTTCGCTGGAAAAAAGGCGGTTACAAATTAAACTTTGATTTGCACCGTTCTGGAGGCGTTTGGCTCTGGGGATTTGTAGTGATATTGGCTGTTACATCGATTTCGATGAATCTGAATAACGAAGTGATGCGACCAGTGATATCTGTTTTTTCTGAACTGACACCAACACCATTTGATCAGCGTACGCCCACAGCATTGGATGAGCCGGTGAATGCTGAACTGACACGCGAACAAATTTTACCCCTTGCGCGTGAGCAGGCCGATAAAATGGGGATTACAGATCCAGCCGGCGGTATTTTTTATGCATCTCACTACGATGTTTACGGGGTTGGTTTTTATAGACCAGAGAATGATCATGGTGATGGTGGTTTAGGTAATCCATGGCTGTATTTTGATGGTAAAAGTGGTGAATACCTTGGTGGTAAATTGCCGGGACAAGGAACTGCCGGAGATATTTTTATTCAAGCCCAATTCCCATTACACTCTGGCCGCATCATAGGTCTACCAGGGAGAGTGATGGTTTCTATCATGGGACTGATGATAGCGATTTTCAGCGTCACCGGTATTATTATCTGGGCAAAAAAACGCCGTGCCAGAGTCTCTACCCGAATCAATCAAGCGCTGAGTATGTCTTCTTCTCTCCACTAACATAGATAATGCTATGCTAGCTTCATTTGAATAAATGAAGGAGATATTATGCGTATTGATTGGCATCAGGTTTATGCCGCCATTTGGCGAAGCCGGAGTCAAAAGTTAAAGCCGGTGGTTCGCCTTGACGCTGTTCGAATGGATGAACTGCAGGGAATCGATAGACAAAAACAAGCTATTATTGAAAACACACAGCATTTTCTGGAAGGCAAAACCAGCAATCATGCCTTGTTATGGGGAGCGAGAGGTACAGGTAAATCTTCTCTGATTAAGGCGCTCCTGAATGAAATGGCACCTCAAGGCTTACGTATCATTCAAATTGATAAAGATGATCTGAGTTTTCTGCCTGAAATCCTTGATGAGTTGGAAGAAGAAAGTGAGCAATTTCGCTTTATCATTTTTTGTGATGATCTATCGTTTGAAGCCGGTGAATCCAGTTATAAACCATTAAAAACCTTACTGGAAGGTGGATTGGAACTGCCCCCTGAACATGTCAGACTTTATGCTACATCAAACCGACGTCATCTATTGCCAGAAAAGCAGTCTGAAAATCAGCTAAGTGGATTAGTCGATGGTGAAGTGCATTATGCTGATAGCCTGGAAGACAAATTAGCCCTATCGGATAGGTTCGGACTGACCTTATCTTTCTACCCAGCTAACTGGGAAAATTATTTTGCTATAGTTGAAAAATTATTTGCCGATATCAGTACTGATAAGAGTCAATTACATGAGGCTGCCCGCCTTTACGCGATGGGAAGGGGGAGCCACAGTGGTAGAACGGCAAAACAGTTTTATCAATATTATCGTGCTCAGTTTTAGCTATAACCACACGAATGCTTGGTTGATTATTGATCATCTGTTTGGCTAAATGAAATTAAACAATGAATGATGATGTCTAGCATCTAAATACTTACTTTTATTCATTGATATAGAGTAGCGTGGCTGTAATTTCATAAAGGATTATCGAAATGAATCGAGACAATTCTTTTTTCGAGTTTGACGCCGAGAATACTATTTCCTCAACGTCGAAAAAGCCGCGTTGGTTAGTCCTCAGTGTAGAGGATAATGACACTTTTCAACAATCATTAGTCAATGCCTTATCAAGAATGATTGTACAAGGGCATACCATGGAAGTGCTCACAGCCTCTTCAGCAAAAGAGGCTCGACTTATCCTGGAAAAGCGTCCAGATATTAATTTGATACTCCTCGATGTTGTTATGGAATCGGATGATGCTGGCTTACGCTTAGTTGATTACATCCGCAGTACGCTCAATAATCCTATTATTCGAATTATTTTACTAACCGGGCAGCCCGGAGTCGCCCCCAATCGTGATGTGATGGAGCAGTATGATATTGACGATTACTGGTCTAAAACCGACTTGGGTGAAGAGCACTTATTCAATGTGATGAATGGTAATCTGAAAACCTGGCGTCGCATGAACGAGTTAAAAAGTGCCCGTCAGGGATTAGAAAGAGTCGTCACTGCTTCACAAGCCATTTCAAGACAGAACGACTTACCCCATTTTTCGCAAACTGTGCTTGAAGAAATCGACCGGATTATCGGGATCACCGACGGCGGTATTATGAGTTTGAAAATGACGGAGTCGCTTGATTTAGAAAAAGGCTCCGCCGTTTTAGCGGCAACAGGCCAATATCAACCTTATGTAGGTCAATCAATTACTATTCTGGAAAATGAAATCCTGTTAAAAAGAATAAAAAAAACGATACAGCAAAAACAGCACATGTTTGTAGGACGCTATTCGTTATTGTATTTTTCATTTAAACAGCCTAATCCGGTTTATTATCTAATTGTCGTCAAGTCCGCCACAGCATTAACTGAGTCAGATATTCACTTACTAAAGGTCTTTGGCGAGAATATCTACAATGGTTTTGCCAATATTGCACTCACAGAATATTTAAACGAACTGGCATTCAAACATTGGCAAACCGGGATATATAATCGGAACTGGTTTTGTCAACAACTGGTTGCTGATGAGTATTGGGTTGAGCAGGCACAAATTGTTTTAATTTCGATTGATAGATTCAGTGATATTACGGTGACTTTTGGTGAGAAGTTTGCCGTTCAATTATTAAAGACAGTGCACGACGAGTTATCACAAGTTGAAGGAATACAAGCGATAGCCATCATCAGTCGGGACGCATTTGCAATTTTATTGGATAAGTCACATGTACTATCTGCTTCAAGATTTGATGAGATATTAGGTAAGAAAAACCAGATCCAGCGTCGTGAGCATAAGATTATTGCGAAAGCAGTTTCAGCTCAGTTAGATCCATCATTGAACCGAAGTCCCGAGCGTTTACTTGGACAAATGGAGAGTCACCTATATCGTCTCAGAGCCGTCAGTAGCAGCCATTTTCACCACGTTTCGTTAGACAACGAAGCCATGTTTTCTAAGCATTTGGAAATGTTGAATGATTTCAATATTGGTCTGACAAAAAATGAAATACACGCCTACCTTCAACCCAAAGTCGATATGGTGAGCGGGAGATTGATTGGTTTTGAGGCACTGGCACGCTGGTTTAAATCAGATGGTGAAATGGTACCGCCAGATATTTTTATCCCTATTGCTGAAGCATCAGGCTTAGTGGAGCAGTTAGATAAAGCCATATTATTGCAATGCTGTGCGGCCATCAAACAATTACAGGCTGCTGGGATAAGTGTACCTATTTCTTTTAATGTCTCCTGCCATGAATTATTACTCAGTGATTTTTCCTCTACTATTCTGTCATTACTTGAGGCAGAAGCTATTTCGCCGCATCAGGTCGATATGGAAATAACTGAAACCTTAGCCATGATTGATTATGAGCAGGTATCAGCAACATTGAGAAAGCTGATTGCTCTTGGAATGGATGTGAGTATTGATGACTTTGGTACTGGTTTCTCTTCTTTATCACATGTGACAGAACTGGCTGCAACTACCTTAAAAATTGATAAATCGTTCGTGCAGTATCTTGGTGAAAGAGAATCGTCTGAACATGTGGTAGATATGATCATACGGGTAGCGACACGGTTCGGACTCAAAGTGATTGCTGAAGGTGTCGAAACCACACTGCAAAGGGATAAGTTGATTGAACTTGGATGTACTTTAGGGCAGGGCTATTTTTATGCCAGACCAATGCCTATTGATGAGGCGGTTGTGTGGGCACTAAAACACCAGTAACAGCCTCTGAAACCAAGGGATTTGATCTGCCATTAATATTCAGAAATGTATGGCAAAGCCTGGTTATTCTCTATCTGCCCATTTTCTTTGTTATCAGCTTTCTCAGTTATCACATTTATCTTCAAATACTTGAATCAAATTATCAGCCGTATTTTGAAGCACAGCAAAATCGGCTCGATAATGCTATGAATACTTTTTCAAGAGAACTGGGACATATCCAACAGTTAATTCGTCTGCTTCGTTACAATCAACAGTTTGAACAATCATTGCCGTTTGGCCAGCCGCCGGATTTTTCTTCAATAGAAAAGATGTTTACTGATTTCTCAAACGTTTCATCTTATATCAGTCAGGTGCGGTGGCTGGATAAGCATGGGATGGAAAAAGTCCGAGTCAATATCAATGGCGATGACATCATCGTTGTTGAGCAAAAACAATTACAAGATAAATCTAAACGCGACTATTTTCAGGCAGGGATGAAGCTTCGGGGAGATGACGTATTTATTTCAGCAATAAACCCCAATATTGAAAATGGGAAAGTCATCATCCCTCTGGAAAAAACTATCCGGGCAGTGATGCATACTGCGCCGGAGGATGGTTTACAGGATGGGGTGTTAATCATCAATTTTGTGTTAAATGATATGCTTGAGTCCCTCAACCAGGGGCAAAGCAATAAATTACGCATAATTGATAATAAAGGTTATTGGATTATGCATCCTAATGCTTCGCTTGATTTTCGTTCGTATACAGACTACCTCGTCAGAACGAACACCTTACTACAAGCTGATGTCATCAGAACTATACTTAAGCAACAGCCATTACATAACTTCATAAAAGACAACAGGCTGATCAGTTACAGTGTTATAGATCTTGGTGATAATACGGCCGAGAGTCGTCACCGCCTGTTTTTTATTGATAGCTCCGAACCGGATTTATTAAATGATGTCGAGCAAAAAGTTGCTTTAATTGTCTTTAGTCCGGCTATATCGATTTTGCTGATTGTCTTGTTTTTGATTTGGCGTTTTCTTCACGATGGACGAAAACAGTATGACTTGTTCAGAGAACTGGCTATAGAGAAAGAGGCATTATCTCTCTCTAATCAACAATTAAAGATTGCCTATGAACAACAACAGCAAATGCAGGACTCCATGGTCGAACTGCGTAAGCTGTCTTCAATGGGGATGATGGTGGCAGGTTTAGCTCATGAATTAAATACGCCGTTAGGCGGTGCTTCACTGACATTATCGAGCCTTGATTCATCCCGTAGACAACTAGCTTTAGCGGTCACGGAGGGGTTGAGAAAAAGTGATCTTCAGGATTATTTAACACAGACGGCCGATACGATTGAACTTGCTCAAAAAAATCTACGAAGAGGCATTGATTTAGTCACCAGTTTTAAACGTCTGGCGGTTGACCGACATACTGATGAGGCAACAGAATTTGATTTAATGCTGGTGATTAAAGATGTCACCACAACGTCTTTACCCAGACTGAAGGGGTTGGATATTCGTGTGGATATATCTGGGCCTGAAGAGCTAGTGATACAGAGTTACGCTGGCATTATTTCGCAGTTATTCCAGAACATGATTGATAATGCGATTGCACATGGTTTCGCTGGACGTGCTGGCGGGCAAGTTCAGATAGACGTTTTTCAGGAAACACTAGATCATGTGACGGTAACAATCTCTGATAATGGCAACGGTATTGAGGCGGATCGATTGAAAAAAATCTTTGATCCGTTTGAAACTAACGCGAGGGGAGAAGGACACACAGGGCTGGGATTACACCTTTGCCATCAGTGGATCACACAGTTGTTACACGGCTCAATTAGCGTAAGCTCACAGCCTGGTAAAGGCACTTCCTTCATACTGGTTATTCCTGTTCAGCTGAATGAGCCGGGATAATCGATAACGTCGCAGTGTGGCCGTCACTATTTACTTGATTTTGATACTGCCACTGCAATTTACGACAAAGTTGTTCGGTGAGTTGCAGGCCTAAACCAAAGCCCTGATCTTCGCTGCTATTACCTTTATCCGCTTGAGTGGAATGATTACGAATGCTGATCTGCGCACCATGCTGTTGAATACTGACATGGCCATTCCAGGTATGCTGAAAGGCATTTCTTATCAGGTTGCCAATGATGATTCTTGCTGCCACGGAAGACTCATGCAACTCACATGCTTGTGTTTCAACTTGGATAGTAACGGGTTTGCTTTTGAGCAAATAACGTAATTCATCGACTAAGTTATCGATTAATTCATCCAGACGAAAATGCTGTTTGACCAATGAGTCAGTCTCATCACGATTTAGCCACAATAATGTTTCGCACAGATTCTGCATCGTCAGGCTGGCGCGTTCAATTCGTTCAAAAATTTCCTGCTGCTTATCGGGTAAAGCGCTGGACTGTTTTTGCTGAATTTTATGCATTAATTCCACATTATTTCTGATCACACTGATAGGTGTGCGTA is a genomic window of Methylophaga thalassica containing:
- a CDS encoding bifunctional diguanylate cyclase/phosphodiesterase: MNRDNSFFEFDAENTISSTSKKPRWLVLSVEDNDTFQQSLVNALSRMIVQGHTMEVLTASSAKEARLILEKRPDINLILLDVVMESDDAGLRLVDYIRSTLNNPIIRIILLTGQPGVAPNRDVMEQYDIDDYWSKTDLGEEHLFNVMNGNLKTWRRMNELKSARQGLERVVTASQAISRQNDLPHFSQTVLEEIDRIIGITDGGIMSLKMTESLDLEKGSAVLAATGQYQPYVGQSITILENEILLKRIKKTIQQKQHMFVGRYSLLYFSFKQPNPVYYLIVVKSATALTESDIHLLKVFGENIYNGFANIALTEYLNELAFKHWQTGIYNRNWFCQQLVADEYWVEQAQIVLISIDRFSDITVTFGEKFAVQLLKTVHDELSQVEGIQAIAIISRDAFAILLDKSHVLSASRFDEILGKKNQIQRREHKIIAKAVSAQLDPSLNRSPERLLGQMESHLYRLRAVSSSHFHHVSLDNEAMFSKHLEMLNDFNIGLTKNEIHAYLQPKVDMVSGRLIGFEALARWFKSDGEMVPPDIFIPIAEASGLVEQLDKAILLQCCAAIKQLQAAGISVPISFNVSCHELLLSDFSSTILSLLEAEAISPHQVDMEITETLAMIDYEQVSATLRKLIALGMDVSIDDFGTGFSSLSHVTELAATTLKIDKSFVQYLGERESSEHVVDMIIRVATRFGLKVIAEGVETTLQRDKLIELGCTLGQGYFYARPMPIDEAVVWALKHQ
- a CDS encoding sensor histidine kinase, translating into MGTKTPVTASETKGFDLPLIFRNVWQSLVILYLPIFFVISFLSYHIYLQILESNYQPYFEAQQNRLDNAMNTFSRELGHIQQLIRLLRYNQQFEQSLPFGQPPDFSSIEKMFTDFSNVSSYISQVRWLDKHGMEKVRVNINGDDIIVVEQKQLQDKSKRDYFQAGMKLRGDDVFISAINPNIENGKVIIPLEKTIRAVMHTAPEDGLQDGVLIINFVLNDMLESLNQGQSNKLRIIDNKGYWIMHPNASLDFRSYTDYLVRTNTLLQADVIRTILKQQPLHNFIKDNRLISYSVIDLGDNTAESRHRLFFIDSSEPDLLNDVEQKVALIVFSPAISILLIVLFLIWRFLHDGRKQYDLFRELAIEKEALSLSNQQLKIAYEQQQQMQDSMVELRKLSSMGMMVAGLAHELNTPLGGASLTLSSLDSSRRQLALAVTEGLRKSDLQDYLTQTADTIELAQKNLRRGIDLVTSFKRLAVDRHTDEATEFDLMLVIKDVTTTSLPRLKGLDIRVDISGPEELVIQSYAGIISQLFQNMIDNAIAHGFAGRAGGQVQIDVFQETLDHVTVTISDNGNGIEADRLKKIFDPFETNARGEGHTGLGLHLCHQWITQLLHGSISVSSQPGKGTSFILVIPVQLNEPG
- a CDS encoding ATP-binding protein, with the protein product MRIDWHQVYAAIWRSRSQKLKPVVRLDAVRMDELQGIDRQKQAIIENTQHFLEGKTSNHALLWGARGTGKSSLIKALLNEMAPQGLRIIQIDKDDLSFLPEILDELEEESEQFRFIIFCDDLSFEAGESSYKPLKTLLEGGLELPPEHVRLYATSNRRHLLPEKQSENQLSGLVDGEVHYADSLEDKLALSDRFGLTLSFYPANWENYFAIVEKLFADISTDKSQLHEAARLYAMGRGSHSGRTAKQFYQYYRAQF
- a CDS encoding ExbD/TolR family protein, with protein sequence MKVAQTIQHKKPDQDDSLVPLINIVFLMLIFFMVAGHISQSDPIKVQPPLSSSETKQIEQPLVIVVSDNGQVAIEQDIVDDNALLPVINKQFEAAADKDKFRILVKVDGSLPVERLQYVLSIIKQSGIKRVSLATQKQAEVS
- a CDS encoding energy transducer TonB gives rise to the protein MTKHRYWIFALFIAVAIHAAGFAFFTYHAEDDDGAELEGLQGVEIDLGMLGDLGEVEKTEEQSTETEPEPEPQKEPEPEPQPVVEPEPVVEPEPVIEPKKVEAKQKTETKVKAQPKPKPQKVVEEVIEKEVEPVKPVKQHTVASSTTSTSDNKQTSQKKTTGQASTQLSGGQIAAQKSYYSELAATLAKHKRYPMASRRRGEEGIVKLFFIVDRTGKVLEFRITKSSGSARLDEAVISMLKKAQPLPSFPDDMTQSQLEVNVPIAFQLNS
- a CDS encoding PepSY-associated TM helix domain-containing protein; amino-acid sequence: MRSIWVVAHRWFGLATAVFLFIAGLTGAIISWDHEVDEWLNPQLYKAKTQSLDNDLVSPLTLANKFEAENPQLMVSFMPLNIEADHSLLMTVMPRPLPETGKAAPVDFNQVAIDPATSEVQANRMWGQISLSRENILPFLYKLHYSMHIPDGFGIELGILFMGIIAIVWTIDSFIALWISFPKAKSWKKSFRFRWKKGGYKLNFDLHRSGGVWLWGFVVILAVTSISMNLNNEVMRPVISVFSELTPTPFDQRTPTALDEPVNAELTREQILPLAREQADKMGITDPAGGIFYASHYDVYGVGFYRPENDHGDGGLGNPWLYFDGKSGEYLGGKLPGQGTAGDIFIQAQFPLHSGRIIGLPGRVMVSIMGLMIAIFSVTGIIIWAKKRRARVSTRINQALSMSSSLH